CAAaggtagttattgttattattattattgttattattaattattggtattattatgatAGTATTAAtcataagagtattattattatcattttaattattattaagtaatatcattaagtattactagtattatcattgttaataaagttattattattattattagtaaatcattattttccaaactatcattttaacaaataaatattttgtatataaaaatatccttattacatatactataactatattaatattaatattacatatacattatatattaaacataataacattatttacaaaAAACAAAACTTGGGCCTCTCAGTAACACCAAAAATTAAAGGTTGCAAGTATGCAACCAACTAATACACGAATTAATACATAAACAAACACGAAATACTAAGGAAAAAACAACcacgaaaaaaataaaattttgaattaacaatataatactaattatatagatatatatgtaataatataactatatgtataaatattaattagtttacaaaataaatatatatagcatataactgaaaatataatatataaattcgttcgatttcaatcacatgttttaatatatatatatatatatatatatatatatatatatatatatatatatatatatatatatatatatatatatatatatatatatatatatatatatatatatatatatatatatatatatatatatatataaatgatataggttcgtgaatccgaggccaatcctgctgatgttaaagcgaaggggtacaaaatagttatatttttactacaaaatactattaaatacgatacaattttacacaagttatttatttatttatagagtggatatacctaaaccttgctacaacacttataggcagtgtacctaatcgtacagtagtgtagtttttagtaagtccggttcgttccacatggatcttagccaagtttaacgctatatttttaaaaactatatatgaaaaaatataaatatatatacgagtagtattattattataaaaaagggggtttttaccgtttaatgaccggtttgtcgattttaaaaaggaAAGGCTAAAGTGAAGTGGAAAGATCTTTGCATTCCAAAAATTGAAGGCGGTTTAGGTATTAAACGTATCTCTCATTGGAATGTAGCTTTAATGGCTACCCATATTTGGCGTATCCTTTGTCATAAGGACACAATGTGGGTACGATGGATCTATGAGTATAGATTAAAAGACCGCAACTTTTGGGATGTCTCTATTCCATCAAATGCTTCGTGGAGCTGGCGGATGTTATTAAGCATCCGTGATGTTATTCGTGGCCATTTTTATCATCGTGTTGGTAATGGTAAATATACATCTATGTGGTTCGATGTGTGGTGCCATCAAGGTCCTATTATTTCGTGCATATCTAGACGCCTCATTGCCCAAACTGTTTTGTCTTTGTCTAGCTTGGTCCATGAGGTGGTTGGGTCAGATTTGTGGTCTTGGCCAGAAGACTAGGTTAATCGTTATCCGGTTCTGAATTCTATTGCCATTCTAACACTCTGTGACATGCCAGATTGTATTTTATGGAAAGCTAATGATGGTAATCTGTCCGAGTTCTCAGTTAATATTGTTTGGGAGACTATCCGCCCTCGTCGTGATTTGGTGGCATGGTATTATATGGTTTGGTATCCGCAATGTATCCCTCGGCATTCGTTCCTTTTGTGGTTATTTATTGGTGAGAGGTTGAAGACTCAAGACAAGATAAAGAGTTGGGAAATTGATGCGAATAAACCTCTTCTTTGTCCTCTTTGTCAGCTGGTCCCAGATTCTCATGATCACCTCTTCTTTTCTTGTCCTTTTGCGAAAGATGTTTGGATCCTCATCAaagctcatatgaacgttccgtttATGTGTGATGGTTGGAGAGACATTGTGGCCTTGATTAGTCCTTTTTCTAAAAGAAACTTGTCACGATTCATTATTGTGAAGTTGCTTTTCTCTGCTTCCGTGTATCTCATTTGGCAGGTGAGAAATAGGAGGTTGTTTAAGAAAGGTTCGAAGACCGTCTATCAGGTGTATCGGGATATTTTCTCTACGATTCGGCTAAAGCTTATGTCTATTAAATGGAAGAGATCGGCGTCAGTTCTTAGGATGAAAGAAGACTGGAAAATTCActaatatttttattttctttttgtgtTGGCGCTTGTGCCTTGGCTCTTGTTAACTTTTGTATCTTTGGTTCTTTCGAGGGGCTATAGGGTCTGTCCTTCAGTCATTGTTTTGTTTCGTTTTTTATCATTTATATAATCTTTCGCCGGGTGATACCCTTTACCCAaaaaactggccaaaacacgcaaaatttataggatgtcaccagatactgttcaccatgcgatcgcatgggatttaggcctccaggccatgcgatcgcatggcctctttttccagctcatgtactcttggctcctagcttgccgacggttttatataataatgtaatatatataattttaataattaattatatattatattatattcatgtgcatagttgacttgtaatttttagtccgttgcgtcgagcgttgagagttgactctggtcccggattcggattttcaaacgtccttttgtacaatttaatatcttgtattttgcggcttgtactcttgtaattttgagacgtttctcaccaataatttgaatcactttgattgtactttgtacttttgagctttttggtcatttgcgtcttcaattcgtcgaatctgtcttttgtcttcaccttttattatttaaacgaatatcacttgtaaatagaactatttcaactaaaagcttgtctttcttgagggataatgctattgcttgtcctcaagcaatatagtcttgaaataaaaatactagaatcacttctttgttcttcacactttgtacatcagtgaattgtatacggcggtatgaacaatggtagtaacgttgtggtttacagtcccatatgactatgaaaatttagatccttaaggaaattggatctttatgaaaacatttgatcttttgaaaattcaatctagtttttaccctagataagtttttcggaataacccttcaccggtgtttgtaaattgtttttgtgggtttggtgggtttcagatttgaaaattttagctcaaaaattgcggttttgtgtcacccacttgctaaccttgtattgggaaagcaacacgtccagtatacttgctccgtatattacctttcgataaactaccgtccggttgtaaaggaaagcgttgaacaagcaactgttaaggcaatgtcccgtgacatgcttttaattacggtctataacgtgtcggatgcaattactatcctttgtaggagcaatagtaaagatcaccctatagttttttggtctggcacaaggtcctgtctttgaccatgctatgcaaccaccgttcttacgattgacacccgatttggttcaggtgacctaatgaattccaggtgaattcctaggattttacgttcaatggtaatgaacacattaaaaatggattttcagaaaacaaatcggtttgtaatttgatcaaaatattttctcattcaagctcgagtttagatatcatcgaattccatgagtttgaattctcaatctttaaggtcaatgtcaaggattgagtaatatcagtcttaaaagccgatttttgatctttaaggagattatcctttctggggatctgattcattagtcttatcaagctaatttgcatggcgtcctccccattttacgagacagatcctctcatggttaggataagtctgaccacttggcgaccctatttgttgctgaggtccgtggatttcctgctgattttagagatgacttttctagatttttcgtcaacctacagctggtctggacgacaacttcatgacctaaatcaagaagtgcgtgtctttttcggaagactttacttccttttaatgatggaattgattcatcgtgtagatccatctttctttcaaatatattataagaaattgggtaaaactgataaaattgtccaaaacaaaagtatcttcaattatttgtacaaaaatatgtgacatatgttttaaataacttggtaaatttttcccacacttagcttttattttcctttctttgcctttttattgtcctctattccatttttaaatgaattctaacattttgggttgtttctcaatttatgtcctttccgaggtaacaataatttcggtattaacacctagttttatcgttcataaatatgtataaacatgattttgagttcatttaattgaaaattttgaaaaattttactagaattgggtagtcagtatataagactagggctgttctttattattagagagcactagattctaatacaactactgcgttactagtatttttaatagtaaccaagtgtataagttaaaaatttaaaaatccgaaagaatttaaccccttcccacacttaagatcttgcaatgccctcatttacaagaaatcagtaacaatttaaattattgagggtgatttgcgtagaaaaatgattaaattttaccaaagtttccaaacatattggcgtttgttagttgaatgataaatggtgcacatcatttgttcattccgtcttgttgttacatcacatttatttttcgttttgtcgtcaaaattagtagcttttgctgaacttaatgctagtctttgaaaatgcgatgttttaccctgttgtgtataattgacaatatacatacatacaaataataaattgcatggtaatttgaaatgggacttaaaatcccactttcaaatcaaatatgaaatattagtacaacataataaaaatgttaaaacttatataaaagtatcacaatataatatctttaaacataaataaataaaaataataaaaagataaaaatcaaagaaatcaccaaggggaactatatcaatctggataggggttccagttcatgtcgtcggtcgggttccatggttggtgataggtgtactgataggcctggttagggtcgtagagagtatatggtggtctcatctcgggctggtgtggaggatagtaagcgggtcgggtcagtacgtagtgatcctgaggtgatagccagctcatgatctgacgctgatgatagtcccatctatcatgctgtcgttgtctagaatgctcgtactcattccgggcttgccactgctcgtaccgtctatgtctctcctcgtttgtcatttctacctcatctacacgctggtagatgtcagtcatagcctccctaatgacatccctaatgtcatccgcttcctccatttcctcatctgaacaccTCTCTATatgtggatgattaccatcatagggtactgcctgattgcatctgctctttaataccttagcactctgatagaccctcaatcctaaaggctcaacctattccctacataccaaaagtggacccctttgttccctatctacacctaaatactctccaatgagagtaactaaaatacctcctcctattactcccccttcctgtattccttccaccatcttagacaaataaaaaccaacacattaagggatattaacaaagcctcttgggtctcgaatacactttaggtaaaataaatcatgtaaggtcattttctccttgttgtgacctctctgtgtaatcgagttagccagaaatctatgaattatacgaagctcggctctgttaatatgtaagtaggtatgtgttcctgcccgcccaaaaacattaaaatctaacatacgcctccagacggcgttagcatcaacattcctatctaccctttcaccatgataaatcaagtttgtacaatcgggtaataataattcagcgggcgtatatatctgtaaagccctggccatgtccagcatggacatcctgtacatcctacggccaagtataaatctaagaaaacttctatcatctaacctatctacatccgcatttaacgttaTAGTacacataagctcaacacaccattccttatatactgtcacgaccctactttttccgttatcttttccgttaattatttaacgatcgttaactgttagtgtgccacgtcatttc
The window above is part of the Rutidosis leptorrhynchoides isolate AG116_Rl617_1_P2 chromosome 1, CSIRO_AGI_Rlap_v1, whole genome shotgun sequence genome. Proteins encoded here:
- the LOC139900466 gene encoding uncharacterized protein, with translation MATHIWRILCHKDTMWVRWIYEYRLKDRNFWDVSIPSNASWSWRMLLSIRDVIRGHFYHRVGNDCILWKANDGNLSEFSVNIVWETIRPRRDLVAWYYMVWYPQCIPRHSFLLWLFIGERLKTQDKIKSWEIDANKPLLCPLCQLVPDSHDHLFFSCPFAKDVWILIKAHMNVPFMCDGWRDIVALISPFSKRNLSRFIIVKLLFSASVYLIWQVRNRRLFKKGSKTVYQVYRDIFSTIRLKLMSIKWKRSASVLRMKEDWKIH